One Sediminicola sp. YIK13 DNA segment encodes these proteins:
- a CDS encoding dihydroorotase, with translation MGKTLLKNVRMVNENTITEGDLLLEDQFIVKIDRDISDANAKVIDLKGKHLFPGVIDDQVHFREPGLTHKGNIATESRAAIAGGITSFMEQPNTNPQTTTIEELEKKFAIAANSAYANYSFLFGGTNDNLEELKRLDKNACSGVKLFLGSSTGNMLVDNELVLEKIFRNTEMVISAHCEDEGTIRANMAQFKEEYGDDIPMKYHPIIRSTEACYLSSSKAIALAKETGARLHVFHLSTGMETSLFRNDIPLEKKQITAEVCIHHLWFSDSDYDKKGSLIKWNPAVKTEQDRAQLWEALLDDRIDVVATDHAPHTLEEKDNVYTNAPSGGPLVQHALPAMLENYHNGKISLEKMVEKMCHNPAKLFQLKKRGFLREGYFADLVVADLNNPWKVAKENIVYKCGWSPFEGETFKSKITHTFVNGHLAYEQGNFSELKNAQRLTFDR, from the coding sequence ATGGGAAAGACGCTTTTGAAGAATGTAAGGATGGTAAATGAAAATACCATCACGGAAGGTGACCTATTATTGGAAGACCAATTCATTGTAAAAATAGATAGGGACATCAGTGATGCAAACGCTAAAGTCATTGATTTGAAAGGCAAGCACCTTTTTCCTGGGGTTATTGATGACCAGGTACATTTTAGGGAGCCTGGACTAACGCACAAGGGCAACATAGCTACAGAAAGCAGGGCGGCAATAGCAGGAGGGATCACCTCCTTTATGGAACAGCCCAATACCAATCCGCAGACGACTACCATTGAAGAGCTTGAAAAGAAATTTGCCATAGCTGCCAATTCGGCCTATGCCAACTATTCCTTTTTATTTGGTGGTACCAATGATAATTTGGAGGAGCTTAAAAGACTTGATAAAAATGCTTGCTCTGGGGTGAAATTGTTTCTGGGATCCTCTACTGGTAATATGCTGGTAGACAATGAGTTGGTCTTGGAGAAAATATTTAGAAATACCGAGATGGTCATCTCAGCCCATTGTGAGGACGAGGGCACCATAAGGGCTAATATGGCGCAGTTTAAGGAGGAATACGGGGATGATATCCCTATGAAATACCATCCTATAATTAGAAGTACAGAGGCCTGTTATCTCTCTTCATCCAAGGCCATTGCATTGGCCAAGGAAACAGGCGCAAGATTACACGTTTTTCATTTGTCCACAGGAATGGAAACATCACTTTTCCGCAATGATATTCCACTGGAGAAAAAGCAAATTACAGCTGAGGTCTGTATCCACCACTTATGGTTTTCCGACAGTGATTATGACAAAAAAGGTTCTTTGATCAAATGGAACCCAGCTGTAAAAACCGAACAGGATAGGGCGCAATTATGGGAAGCACTATTGGACGATAGAATAGATGTGGTCGCAACAGATCATGCCCCCCATACCCTAGAAGAAAAAGATAATGTTTATACCAATGCCCCATCAGGCGGACCTTTGGTACAACACGCACTCCCTGCTATGCTGGAAAATTACCATAACGGTAAGATCTCCTTGGAAAAAATGGTTGAAAAGATGTGCCATAACCCTGCAAAACTGTTCCAATTGAAAAAAAGGGGATTCCTTAGGGAAGGATATTTTGCGGATTTAGTAGTGGCTGACCTCAATAATCCCTGGAAAGTTGCCAAAGAAAATATTGTTTATAAATGTGGTTGGTCCCCA
- a CDS encoding uroporphyrinogen-III synthase, with the protein MKVKTILVSQPEPKMENSPYSRLIEKEKVKVDFRPFIHVEGVDAKNVRQQKIDLNNFTAIILTSRNSVDHFFRIADEMRFKVPDTMKYFCQSEAVAYYLQKYVVYRKRKIYVGKMNFVDITPLLKKYKNEKFLLPSSDVLKPIVPELLNSMELNWTRGIFYKTVISDLSDLRDVYYDILVFFSPSGIESLLKNFPDFKQNETRIAVFGNSTVNAATHAGLRIDIKAPTPDTPSMTMALQKYITTQNKK; encoded by the coding sequence ATGAAAGTAAAGACGATTTTGGTTTCCCAACCAGAACCGAAAATGGAGAACTCCCCATATTCACGACTGATTGAAAAGGAAAAAGTAAAGGTCGATTTCAGACCTTTCATCCATGTGGAAGGAGTTGATGCTAAGAATGTTAGGCAACAAAAAATTGATTTAAACAATTTTACCGCCATCATTCTTACCAGCAGAAATTCCGTTGATCATTTTTTCAGGATAGCCGATGAAATGCGATTCAAGGTTCCGGACACCATGAAGTATTTTTGCCAATCTGAAGCCGTAGCATATTATCTGCAAAAATATGTGGTTTATAGAAAAAGAAAAATATACGTTGGCAAAATGAATTTTGTTGACATTACTCCATTATTAAAAAAATACAAAAACGAAAAATTCTTATTGCCATCTTCTGATGTGCTAAAACCAATTGTTCCAGAATTGTTGAATTCGATGGAACTGAATTGGACAAGAGGAATATTCTACAAAACGGTCATCAGTGATCTTTCGGACCTAAGGGACGTTTATTATGATATCCTGGTGTTCTTTAGCCCTTCTGGAATTGAATCGTTACTAAAGAATTTTCCAGATTTTAAGCAGAACGAAACAAGAATTGCCGTTTTTGGTAATTCTACCGTTAACGCCGCTACCCATGCAGGTCTAAGGATAGACATTAAGGCGCCAACGCCCGATACTCCTTCCATGACCATGGCATTGCAGAAGTATATCACCACACAGAACAAGAAATAA
- a CDS encoding DUF423 domain-containing protein, which yields MNKTILGVGVLLGLTAIVLGAFGAHGLEKLVSTENVETFTTGVTYQMYHALFLLLLGSMNFIPASSKKTIFYLILVGVLLFSGSIYTLATNELTAFDFKKIAILTPIGGGLLIFGWILLGIRIFRQRV from the coding sequence ATGAACAAAACAATTTTAGGAGTGGGTGTCCTATTGGGTCTAACCGCTATAGTCCTTGGCGCATTTGGGGCGCACGGGTTGGAAAAGTTGGTGTCAACAGAGAATGTGGAAACATTTACAACGGGGGTTACCTATCAGATGTACCATGCCTTGTTCCTATTATTATTGGGTAGCATGAATTTTATTCCCGCCTCTTCAAAAAAGACTATATTTTATCTTATTTTGGTCGGTGTGCTATTATTTTCAGGTTCTATTTACACCTTGGCAACAAATGAGTTAACAGCATTTGACTTCAAAAAAATAGCTATTTTAACACCAATAGGGGGTGGTTTGTTAATTTTTGGATGGATTTTATTGGGGATTCGTATTTTTCGACAAAGGGTTTGA
- a CDS encoding ArnT family glycosyltransferase: MIPKLPKILLYLLIVLFALNMAQSYFTELIFDEAYYWYYAQDMAWGYFDHPPMVALMIKMSSVFFNGELGVRFMSCILSVATFLVLWLLIDHPKKERYGVHFFVLVFSMTLINAYGFFTLPDTPFLFFTALFLLLYKRFITQPSALLALGLGIVMAALMYSKYHAVLVILFTLLSNLKLVWNKYAWFSVAVALLCYTPHFYWLYENDFVSIKYHLYERPNRAYEFADFTLGYFINLVALFGLTFPWIYKSLYKTKAKDLFSKALLYLTYGVLIFFFISSFNRRIQTQWIIVISIPMAIMAFNYLLENDHAKKWIYRMGLANIAILLFLRIGLVYEPLFPVVYETHGNTRWVGDIKSQIGDMPVVFENSYRSAPMYAFYSGSPSYSLNNIMYRQNQYSIDDSESKVQHQKILYVSKYTKSGDITLNWPDGTVFYGNYMENFESFRKLRCYVAEKNIALHTDQELTLKVFNPYETNIPLEKIKFGIAYLNDYKQVMETLPLPMTPKNEEALFIKAQDTTKFTFKLPKSKIEDPGFFKISISENGLYMGINGDNIKLE; encoded by the coding sequence ATGATACCAAAGCTACCAAAAATCCTTCTCTATTTATTGATTGTCCTGTTCGCCCTTAACATGGCCCAGAGCTATTTTACAGAACTCATTTTTGACGAGGCCTACTACTGGTACTATGCCCAGGATATGGCTTGGGGTTATTTTGATCACCCCCCTATGGTTGCCCTCATGATCAAAATGAGTAGTGTGTTTTTTAATGGAGAACTTGGTGTTCGCTTTATGAGTTGCATTCTATCCGTAGCCACCTTTTTAGTGTTATGGCTTTTGATAGATCATCCAAAAAAAGAACGGTACGGGGTTCATTTTTTTGTGCTGGTATTTTCCATGACCCTGATCAATGCTTATGGCTTTTTTACCTTGCCCGATACCCCTTTTCTTTTTTTCACGGCTTTGTTCCTACTGCTCTACAAAAGATTTATAACCCAACCCTCGGCTTTATTGGCCTTGGGCCTGGGAATAGTCATGGCGGCATTGATGTACAGTAAATACCACGCCGTGTTGGTTATTCTCTTTACGTTGCTCTCCAACTTAAAACTGGTTTGGAATAAATACGCATGGTTCTCCGTGGCAGTTGCCCTCCTATGTTATACCCCTCATTTTTATTGGCTGTATGAAAACGACTTTGTTTCCATAAAATATCACCTTTATGAACGCCCCAATAGGGCCTATGAGTTTGCTGATTTTACCTTGGGGTATTTTATTAATTTGGTGGCACTCTTTGGGCTTACTTTTCCCTGGATCTATAAATCCCTTTACAAAACCAAGGCCAAAGATCTGTTCTCCAAGGCGCTGTTATATTTAACTTATGGCGTTTTGATATTCTTTTTCATTTCCAGTTTTAACCGAAGGATACAGACCCAATGGATCATTGTGATATCCATTCCTATGGCTATTATGGCATTCAATTATCTCTTGGAAAATGATCATGCAAAAAAATGGATATACCGCATGGGCTTGGCCAACATTGCAATTCTTCTTTTTCTTAGGATCGGATTGGTTTATGAACCACTTTTTCCTGTGGTCTACGAAACCCATGGCAACACCAGATGGGTCGGTGATATCAAATCCCAGATAGGAGATATGCCCGTGGTTTTTGAAAATTCGTATAGAAGCGCCCCTATGTATGCCTTTTACTCCGGAAGCCCCAGCTATTCCCTGAACAATATCATGTACCGCCAGAACCAGTATAGCATCGATGATTCAGAATCCAAGGTTCAACATCAGAAAATATTATATGTCTCCAAATACACCAAGAGCGGCGATATCACACTCAACTGGCCAGACGGAACTGTTTTTTATGGGAATTACATGGAAAACTTTGAGTCGTTCCGAAAATTAAGATGCTATGTTGCCGAAAAAAATATAGCGCTCCATACGGATCAAGAGCTTACTCTAAAAGTATTCAATCCTTATGAAACCAATATCCCCCTTGAAAAAATAAAATTTGGGATAGCCTACCTCAATGATTACAAACAAGTCATGGAAACATTACCTTTACCTATGACACCAAAAAATGAGGAAGCACTTTTCATTAAGGCTCAAGACACCACAAAATTCACTTTTAAATTACCTAAATCCAAAATAGAAGATCCTGGATTCTTTAAAATAAGTATCTCGGAAAATGGACTTTATATGGGAATTAATGGGGATAATATTAAATTAGAATAA
- a CDS encoding Lrp/AsnC ligand binding domain-containing protein, which translates to MKSSEENIKIDGIDKKILRFLMTDARKPILEIARHIGISGAAIHQRLRKLEASGLIAGSKFIVNPKVLGYTTMAYIGIYLDKAMSNPLAVKELEKIPEVLECHYTTGNWSILIKVLCRDNEHLMHVLNRDIQQIEGVSRTETFISLNQQIDRQITI; encoded by the coding sequence ATGAAATCTTCCGAGGAGAACATTAAAATTGATGGGATTGACAAAAAGATACTTCGGTTCCTTATGACCGACGCCCGTAAGCCTATTTTAGAAATCGCAAGACACATTGGCATTTCTGGAGCAGCTATACATCAGCGTCTGAGAAAATTGGAGGCCTCAGGACTCATTGCAGGTTCGAAGTTCATCGTTAATCCAAAAGTATTGGGGTATACCACTATGGCATATATCGGCATATATCTGGACAAGGCCATGAGTAATCCTTTGGCCGTAAAGGAACTGGAGAAGATTCCAGAAGTGCTTGAGTGTCATTATACCACTGGTAACTGGTCTATTCTTATAAAAGTACTTTGCAGGGACAACGAACATTTAATGCACGTGCTCAATAGGGACATCCAACAAATTGAAGGAGTCTCACGTACAGAGACTTTTATATCTTTGAACCAACAGATAGATAGACAAATAACCATATAA
- a CDS encoding DUF4271 domain-containing protein has product MEPTLRLIDTADWITLVLLTSIFFVVIGKSFFYSRFINFIILPFNNKYVIMYNKKDRLINWFHIFLTLFQLFNFALFIYLARRILFQLDNSAYPFIYVLILGMLALFLLVKVVLQLFNAFIFNITSTISELIFKKLTYLNYSGIVMFLANVILTYALKDSQTVIYISIALVFIINLIGWVTVVRNHQFYITNNIFYFILYLCTLEIAPFVIIGSYFKD; this is encoded by the coding sequence ATGGAACCAACGCTTCGACTCATAGACACTGCCGATTGGATTACCCTGGTACTTTTGACCAGTATATTTTTCGTGGTGATTGGGAAGAGCTTTTTTTATAGTAGGTTCATCAATTTTATCATCCTCCCCTTTAACAACAAGTACGTGATCATGTACAATAAGAAGGACAGGTTGATTAATTGGTTCCATATATTCCTTACCCTGTTCCAACTTTTTAATTTTGCTCTTTTTATATATCTGGCCAGACGAATCCTCTTTCAACTGGACAATAGTGCATACCCATTCATCTATGTCTTGATCCTGGGGATGCTAGCGCTCTTCTTACTGGTGAAAGTGGTCCTGCAACTTTTCAATGCCTTTATTTTTAATATCACATCCACTATCAGCGAATTGATATTCAAAAAACTCACCTACCTCAATTATAGCGGAATTGTCATGTTCCTTGCGAATGTTATTTTGACCTATGCATTAAAAGACTCGCAAACTGTTATTTACATAAGTATTGCCCTTGTTTTTATCATAAATTTAATAGGATGGGTCACTGTGGTAAGAAATCATCAATTTTACATTACTAACAACATTTTCTATTTTATTTTGTACCTTTGCACTCTCGAAATTGCGCCTTTTGTGATAATAGGAAGCTACTTTAAAGATTGA
- a CDS encoding saccharopine dehydrogenase family protein, whose product MLRKILVVGAGKSTSYLLDYLLEKAESEKFHITIGDLHPEHINDTVKNHPHCTVVALDIFKEDQRHQAIQNAEIVISMLPARFHIKVAKDCLKYGKHLVTASYVSDELLQLDEQVKDKGLVFMNEIGLDPGVDHMSAMQVIDRIRNKGGKLLLFESFCGGLVAPESDTNLWNYKFTWNPRNVVVAGQGGTAKFIQEGTYKYIPYHKLFRRTEFMNIEGYGKFEAYANRDSLKYREVYGLNDALTLYRGTMRRVGFSKAWNMFVQLGMTDDSYTIEDSEGMSYREFVNLFLPYSPTDTVELKLRLYLKIDQDDIMWDKLLELNLFDSSKTIPLKNATPAEILQHILEDSWTLGNKDKDMIVMYHKFGYEIDGVKKQIDSNMVVLGENRTHTAMAKTVGLPVAMATLLILNKKITTPGVQIPINKEVYEPILEELTEYGINFKEHDVCYLGYNPDSIAG is encoded by the coding sequence ATGTTGAGAAAGATACTTGTAGTTGGAGCTGGTAAATCTACCTCCTATTTATTGGATTATTTATTGGAAAAAGCAGAAAGCGAAAAATTTCATATTACCATTGGGGACCTTCATCCGGAGCATATAAATGATACTGTAAAAAACCATCCTCATTGTACCGTTGTTGCCTTGGATATATTTAAAGAAGATCAGCGGCACCAAGCCATACAAAATGCAGAAATTGTGATTTCCATGTTACCGGCCCGCTTTCATATTAAGGTAGCCAAAGATTGTTTGAAATATGGAAAACATTTGGTGACCGCCTCTTATGTGAGTGATGAGCTCCTACAATTGGACGAGCAGGTAAAGGACAAGGGGCTTGTTTTTATGAATGAGATCGGCCTTGATCCCGGAGTAGACCATATGAGTGCCATGCAGGTCATAGACCGTATACGGAACAAAGGGGGCAAACTGTTATTGTTCGAATCTTTTTGCGGTGGTTTGGTTGCTCCAGAAAGCGATACCAATCTCTGGAATTACAAGTTTACATGGAACCCCAGAAATGTGGTGGTTGCCGGACAAGGGGGTACTGCCAAATTTATCCAAGAAGGCACCTATAAGTACATCCCCTACCATAAGTTGTTTCGAAGAACAGAATTTATGAATATAGAAGGTTATGGAAAGTTTGAAGCCTATGCCAATAGGGATTCCCTTAAATACAGGGAAGTCTACGGTTTAAATGATGCACTGACTCTTTACAGAGGTACTATGAGAAGAGTGGGGTTTTCAAAGGCATGGAATATGTTCGTGCAATTGGGCATGACAGATGACAGCTACACTATTGAGGACTCCGAAGGGATGTCTTACCGCGAATTCGTAAATTTATTTTTACCCTACTCCCCCACAGATACGGTTGAACTGAAGCTAAGGCTCTATTTGAAAATAGACCAAGATGATATTATGTGGGACAAACTTTTGGAGCTGAACCTTTTTGACAGCTCCAAGACCATTCCTTTGAAAAATGCCACCCCAGCAGAAATCCTTCAACATATACTTGAGGACAGCTGGACCTTGGGCAATAAAGACAAGGACATGATTGTCATGTACCACAAATTTGGATACGAGATAGATGGCGTGAAAAAGCAGATAGATTCCAATATGGTGGTCCTTGGTGAGAATAGGACACATACCGCTATGGCAAAAACCGTTGGACTACCAGTAGCGATGGCCACCCTCTTAATATTGAACAAAAAAATTACAACTCCCGGGGTTCAGATTCCCATTAACAAGGAAGTATATGAACCCATATTAGAAGAACTCACGGAATACGGAATCAATTTTAAAGAGCACGATGTATGCTATTTGGGCTATAATCCAGATTCTATTGCGGGTTAG
- the pckA gene encoding phosphoenolpyruvate carboxykinase (ATP) — MNSSDQLTKSISLKDYGIESDQIHYQLSPSKLHAIALEKGMGKETSSGALAINTGEFTGRSPMDRFIVKDAITEDKVWWGNINIPFETDKFDALYDKVISYLNNKELYVRDCYACADTDYRTNIRVIAEYPWSSLFAYNMFLRPEEKDLKGFTPEWTVINAPGFMADAKVDGTRQHNFAILNFTKKIALIGGTGYTGEIKKGIFSALNFILPVEKNTMPMHCSANVGEDGDTAIFFGLSGTGKTTLSADPNRKLIGDDEHGWTAENTVFNFEGGCYAKVINLSEENEPDIFRAIKKGALLENVVLNSKGEVDFSDISITQNTRVSYPIYHIDNIQEPSIGKNPKNIFFLTADAFGVLPPISKLTPSQAAYHFMSGYTAKVAGTEAGVVEPIPSFSACFGAPFMPLHPAKYAEMLSKKMQESGVNVWLVNTGWTGGPYGVGTRMKLKYTRAMIQAALNGDLGMYSYDTYHIHSVFGVAQPRECPGVPTSVLSPRTTWNDDEAYYKTAFKLSNAFRENFKKFEAYANEEIRRGGPQRYAF; from the coding sequence ATGAATAGTTCTGACCAATTGACGAAATCGATTTCGTTAAAAGATTATGGGATTGAAAGTGATCAAATTCACTATCAGTTATCTCCTTCAAAACTTCATGCCATTGCTTTGGAAAAGGGAATGGGAAAAGAAACTTCCTCAGGGGCCCTCGCAATAAATACCGGGGAATTTACCGGAAGGTCTCCCATGGACCGCTTTATTGTTAAAGATGCCATTACCGAGGACAAGGTGTGGTGGGGAAACATCAATATTCCCTTTGAAACCGATAAATTTGATGCACTTTATGACAAGGTCATTTCATATTTAAATAATAAGGAGCTCTACGTTAGGGATTGTTATGCTTGTGCAGACACGGATTATAGGACCAATATCAGGGTTATTGCAGAATACCCGTGGTCCAGTTTGTTTGCCTATAACATGTTCCTTAGGCCGGAAGAAAAAGATTTAAAGGGTTTTACTCCTGAGTGGACTGTTATCAATGCCCCTGGATTTATGGCCGATGCAAAAGTTGATGGTACCCGTCAGCACAATTTTGCCATTTTGAATTTCACCAAGAAAATAGCGTTGATTGGTGGTACTGGATATACAGGTGAAATCAAGAAAGGTATTTTTTCTGCATTGAATTTTATTCTCCCGGTTGAAAAGAACACCATGCCTATGCACTGTTCTGCCAACGTTGGTGAAGATGGGGATACCGCAATCTTTTTTGGATTATCAGGTACTGGAAAAACAACATTGTCCGCAGATCCCAATAGAAAACTTATTGGAGATGATGAACATGGCTGGACGGCTGAAAACACAGTCTTTAATTTTGAAGGAGGATGTTATGCCAAGGTCATCAATCTTTCTGAGGAGAATGAGCCCGATATCTTTAGGGCGATCAAAAAAGGAGCCTTACTGGAAAATGTAGTATTGAACAGCAAAGGAGAGGTAGACTTCTCTGATATTTCCATAACCCAAAATACGCGGGTAAGTTATCCAATCTACCATATTGATAACATACAAGAACCTTCCATTGGAAAAAATCCGAAAAATATTTTCTTTTTAACGGCCGATGCCTTTGGGGTTTTACCTCCAATTTCAAAATTGACCCCTAGTCAGGCTGCCTACCACTTTATGTCAGGGTATACCGCTAAGGTTGCTGGTACAGAAGCTGGGGTGGTTGAACCAATCCCATCATTCTCTGCTTGTTTTGGTGCGCCATTCATGCCTTTGCACCCGGCCAAGTATGCCGAGATGCTAAGTAAAAAGATGCAGGAATCAGGTGTTAATGTTTGGTTGGTGAATACAGGTTGGACCGGCGGTCCTTACGGTGTCGGAACCCGTATGAAATTAAAATATACCAGGGCTATGATCCAAGCAGCTCTCAATGGAGATTTGGGCATGTACAGTTATGATACGTATCATATCCATTCTGTTTTTGGTGTGGCCCAGCCCAGGGAATGTCCTGGAGTACCTACTTCCGTATTGAGTCCCAGGACAACTTGGAACGATGATGAGGCCTATTACAAAACGGCTTTTAAATTATCCAATGCCTTCAGGGAAAACTTTAAGAAATTTGAAGCCTATGCCAATGAAGAAATCAGGCGTGGCGGACCGCAGCGATATGCATTCTAA
- a CDS encoding zinc metallopeptidase: MLMYYIILGAIALVSWLVSNKLKNKFKHYSKVHLRNGMSGAEIAEKMLADHGIRDVKVISTPGMLTDHYNPANKTVNLSEGVYNQRNASAAAVAAHECGHAVQHATAYEWLTMRSKLVPVVSVTSGMSTWVVFGGIMLGAAAGVGFGYWVAVAGLVMMGFATLFSFITLPVEYDASNRALAWLKNKNMLSQEEYKGSEDALKWAARTYLVAAIGSLATLVYWALQVLGGRD, encoded by the coding sequence ATGTTGATGTATTATATTATTTTGGGTGCTATTGCCTTGGTGAGCTGGTTGGTCAGCAATAAACTAAAAAATAAATTCAAGCATTACTCCAAAGTGCATCTGCGCAATGGCATGAGCGGCGCTGAAATTGCAGAAAAGATGTTGGCTGATCATGGGATCAGGGATGTAAAAGTTATTTCCACCCCGGGAATGTTAACAGATCATTATAATCCGGCCAATAAAACAGTGAATTTAAGTGAAGGTGTGTATAATCAGCGAAATGCTTCAGCTGCGGCCGTTGCAGCTCACGAATGCGGGCACGCTGTACAGCATGCCACGGCCTACGAATGGTTGACGATGCGTTCTAAATTGGTACCTGTGGTGAGTGTCACCTCCGGGATGTCCACTTGGGTCGTGTTTGGGGGTATTATGTTGGGTGCTGCTGCTGGAGTAGGTTTTGGATATTGGGTCGCTGTCGCCGGCTTGGTGATGATGGGCTTTGCCACCTTGTTCAGTTTTATCACTCTTCCTGTAGAATATGATGCCAGTAACCGTGCCTTGGCTTGGTTAAAGAATAAGAATATGTTGAGCCAAGAAGAATACAAAGGCTCAGAGGATGCCTTGAAATGGGCTGCACGCACCTATTTGGTTGCAGCCATAGGATCTTTGGCAACATTGGTTTATTGGGCTCTTCAAGTTCTAGGTGGAAGGGATTAG
- a CDS encoding polyprenol monophosphomannose synthase: MEDSLVIIPTFNEIENIEAIIKAVFALEKKFHVLVVDDNSPDGTADKVRELQQQFSDRLFLEVRKEKSGLGTAYIHGFKWAIDRKYDFIFEMDADFSHRPDDLPRLYRACVNGADVVVGSRYKKGVNVVNWPLYRMLLSYGASFYVKLITGMRVHDPTAGFVCYKRKVLEEINLDTIKFVGYAFQIEMKFRAHLKKFKIEEISIIFTDRIRGKSKMSSSIVGEAIFGVLKMKLSSIFQRHKF; the protein is encoded by the coding sequence ATGGAAGACAGTTTAGTTATCATTCCCACCTTCAATGAAATAGAAAACATTGAAGCGATTATAAAAGCGGTTTTTGCGCTTGAAAAAAAATTTCATGTATTAGTGGTGGATGATAATTCTCCCGATGGCACGGCAGATAAGGTTCGGGAATTGCAACAACAATTTTCGGACAGACTTTTTTTGGAGGTGAGGAAAGAGAAATCTGGACTGGGAACCGCCTATATACATGGCTTTAAGTGGGCAATAGACCGCAAATACGATTTCATTTTTGAAATGGACGCGGATTTTTCACATCGGCCAGATGACCTTCCAAGGTTGTACAGGGCGTGTGTCAATGGTGCAGATGTGGTAGTGGGATCGCGTTACAAAAAAGGGGTAAACGTAGTGAATTGGCCTTTGTACAGAATGTTGTTGTCCTATGGGGCATCATTTTACGTAAAGCTGATCACTGGCATGCGGGTGCATGATCCAACGGCAGGTTTTGTCTGCTATAAACGCAAGGTTCTGGAAGAGATAAATTTGGATACCATTAAGTTTGTGGGGTACGCTTTTCAAATAGAAATGAAATTTAGGGCGCACCTGAAAAAATTCAAAATTGAGGAAATCTCCATTATTTTTACAGATAGGATTAGGGGGAAGTCAAAAATGAGTTCTTCCATCGTAGGGGAAGCTATTTTTGGGGTTTTAAAAATGAAGCTGAGCAGTATATTTCAACGACATAAATTTTAG